Proteins from a single region of Dyadobacter fanqingshengii:
- a CDS encoding M16 family metallopeptidase, whose translation MVMNFKRRNAFRGNAVIGLLLTSLIAAPSFSQELPKGVKKVTSVEGITEYNLENGLKVLMFPDPSKPTITVNVTYLVGSRHEGYGETGMAHLLEHLVFKGTPKHPNIPQELTEHGARPNGTTWYDRTNYFETFSATEENLKWALDLESDRMVNSFIAKKDLDSEFSVVRNEFESGENSPFRVLMERVISGAFLWHNYGKSTIGNRSDIERVPIDNLQAFYKKHYQPDNAVLTVAGKIDEAKTLAMINDYFGKIAKPTRVLPKSYTSEPTQDGERFVELRRTGDVQMLMAAYHIMPGSHADYPAMEVLTELLTAEPNGRLYKNLVNTKKASSEFGFSFQLFDPGFVLFGAEVLKENSLDEAKKAFTATLDSAAVLKPSKEDIERAKTTILKNWDLEFRNSERVGLSISEAIATGDWRLAFLFRDNIRKVSPEDVFRVAQYYFRPSNRTLGTFVPEANPVRAEIPEAPNVADLVKDYKGEAVVAEGEAFDPSPMNVETRTTRVEKPNAIETALLPKTTRGNVVAAKITLRYGDEKSLTNKATISDLTGSMLDRGSKTKTRQQLKDEFDKLKARVSFFGINNQAGANIETTKENLPAVMKLVAEVLKNPAFDETEFEKLKQEELAGIESQRSEPQAIAFNQYRRIVTPYPKGDIRYVATFDEDVESIKATTIDQIKQFHKDFYGANNASATVVGDFDKAALQKIINDEFGNWKSAKPFTRIASPYVAVKSESKMVETPDKANAMFIAGLNMPLQDTDPDYPALVIGNYLLGGGFLNSRLATRIRQKEGLSYGVGSQFSASSLDKNGTFMSYAIYAPQNAEKLEAAFKEEIEKTMKEGFTAEELKAAKSGYLQSRQVGRSQDASLANTLTNNLYLNRTMQWDADFEKKIEALTPEQIKAAFNKHIDYNKLVIIKAGDFAKAKKGAPTTAAPAPLGGSEKK comes from the coding sequence ATGGTCATGAATTTTAAAAGAAGAAATGCATTCCGCGGCAATGCTGTCATCGGTCTGCTGTTAACCTCCCTGATCGCCGCTCCTTCCTTTTCGCAGGAACTGCCGAAAGGCGTTAAAAAAGTTACTTCGGTGGAGGGAATTACGGAGTATAATCTGGAAAACGGGCTTAAAGTGCTCATGTTCCCGGACCCTTCCAAGCCTACAATTACTGTTAATGTCACCTATCTGGTGGGTTCCCGTCATGAAGGATATGGGGAAACAGGCATGGCGCATTTGCTGGAACACCTTGTTTTCAAAGGCACACCCAAGCACCCGAACATTCCGCAGGAGCTTACCGAGCATGGCGCCCGACCGAATGGAACGACCTGGTATGACCGCACCAACTATTTTGAAACCTTCTCTGCCACCGAAGAAAACCTGAAATGGGCTCTGGACCTGGAATCGGACCGAATGGTGAACTCCTTTATTGCTAAAAAAGACCTGGACAGCGAGTTCAGCGTGGTGCGCAATGAGTTTGAATCGGGTGAAAACAGTCCTTTCCGCGTTTTGATGGAGCGAGTGATTTCGGGTGCTTTTTTATGGCATAACTATGGAAAATCGACCATTGGGAACCGTTCCGACATTGAAAGGGTGCCCATTGACAATTTACAGGCTTTTTATAAGAAACATTATCAACCGGATAATGCAGTGCTAACGGTTGCCGGGAAGATCGATGAGGCTAAAACATTGGCAATGATCAATGATTATTTTGGCAAAATCGCAAAACCTACACGCGTGCTACCCAAATCGTACACTTCCGAGCCAACGCAGGATGGTGAGCGTTTCGTGGAATTGAGAAGAACCGGCGACGTACAAATGCTGATGGCAGCCTACCACATAATGCCAGGTTCGCATGCAGATTATCCAGCTATGGAAGTGCTCACGGAGCTTTTAACGGCTGAACCAAACGGAAGGCTTTATAAAAATCTGGTGAATACAAAAAAAGCATCTTCCGAATTCGGTTTCAGCTTCCAGTTGTTCGATCCTGGATTTGTGTTGTTTGGTGCTGAGGTTTTAAAAGAAAATTCTTTGGATGAAGCCAAAAAAGCATTTACCGCCACGTTGGATTCTGCTGCCGTCTTAAAACCTTCGAAAGAAGACATTGAGCGCGCCAAAACGACCATCTTGAAAAACTGGGACCTCGAATTCCGTAACTCTGAAAGGGTTGGATTGAGCATTAGCGAGGCGATTGCCACGGGTGACTGGCGGCTGGCGTTTCTGTTCCGGGATAACATCCGGAAAGTTTCTCCCGAGGACGTTTTCCGCGTTGCGCAATATTATTTCCGTCCTTCCAACCGCACATTAGGCACATTTGTGCCCGAAGCAAACCCGGTAAGGGCCGAAATTCCGGAAGCACCGAATGTAGCTGATCTGGTAAAAGACTATAAAGGCGAAGCCGTTGTAGCGGAAGGCGAAGCATTTGATCCGTCGCCTATGAATGTGGAAACCCGCACAACACGCGTTGAGAAACCCAACGCGATCGAAACCGCATTGCTTCCCAAAACAACGAGAGGAAATGTTGTGGCTGCAAAGATCACTTTGCGTTACGGAGATGAAAAGAGCCTGACAAACAAAGCAACCATTTCCGACCTTACCGGCTCGATGTTGGACAGAGGTTCAAAAACCAAAACCAGGCAGCAATTAAAAGACGAATTCGATAAGCTGAAAGCGCGGGTGAGCTTCTTCGGAATCAATAACCAGGCTGGTGCGAACATTGAAACAACCAAAGAAAACCTGCCTGCCGTAATGAAGCTGGTTGCGGAAGTTTTGAAAAATCCTGCATTTGACGAGACGGAATTTGAAAAACTGAAACAGGAAGAACTGGCAGGAATCGAGTCGCAACGCAGTGAACCGCAAGCGATTGCATTCAATCAGTATCGCCGCATCGTTACGCCATATCCCAAAGGGGATATTCGTTATGTGGCTACATTTGATGAAGATGTAGAGAGCATTAAGGCTACGACCATTGATCAGATCAAGCAATTTCATAAGGATTTTTATGGTGCTAATAATGCTTCTGCGACGGTTGTAGGGGATTTTGACAAAGCAGCGCTTCAAAAGATCATTAATGATGAATTCGGAAACTGGAAAAGCGCGAAGCCATTCACCCGCATTGCTTCACCTTATGTTGCTGTGAAGTCTGAAAGTAAAATGGTAGAAACACCGGATAAAGCGAATGCCATGTTTATTGCAGGCCTTAACATGCCATTGCAGGACACAGACCCGGATTATCCGGCATTGGTAATCGGCAATTACCTGCTGGGCGGCGGCTTCCTGAACTCTCGCCTTGCCACACGCATCCGTCAGAAAGAGGGATTAAGCTATGGCGTTGGTTCGCAATTCTCGGCAAGTTCGCTAGATAAAAATGGCACATTCATGTCTTATGCGATTTATGCGCCTCAAAATGCTGAGAAACTGGAAGCTGCATTTAAAGAAGAGATCGAAAAAACGATGAAGGAAGGTTTCACAGCGGAGGAATTAAAGGCTGCGAAATCGGGCTACCTGCAATCCAGACAAGTTGGAAGGTCGCAAGATGCTTCATTAGCTAACACATTGACCAACAACCTTTATTTGAACAGAACCATGCAGTGGGATGCGGATTTTGAGAAAAAGATCGAAGCATTAACCCCTGAGCAGATCAAAGCAGCATTTAATAAACACATTGATTACAACAAGCTCGTGATCATTAAGGCTGGTGATTTTGCAAAAGCCAAAAAAGGCGCTCCTACTACCGCAGCGCCGGCGCCGTTGGGTGGTAGCGAGAAAAAATAG
- the pafA gene encoding alkaline phosphatase PafA: MKLIKNLTLRLLIAGLIISPSVFSQSKTTPATANPGKLARPKLVVGIVVDQMRYDYLYRYYDKYKEGGLKRLMNEGFNCRNNHYHYALTVTAAGHSAVYTGSLPAINGIVGNDWYDSQAAKTVYCTDDSTVATVGSNNGAVGKMSPRNLLTSTVTDQLRIATNFRSKTIGVAIKDRASILPAGHAANGAYWFDAKTGNFVTSTYYRDNLPDWVTAYNNRKMPSEYSKAGWKLLLPVEQYTQSTADDVVWEGKISGEPKSIFPHELIGTAGDAYTVITTSPWGNTMTKDMAIAAIKGENLGKGADTDFLAVSFSTPDRIGHAFGPNSVEQEDNYLKLDMEFADLFNFLDTWTGKGNYTVFLTADHGAMDVPGFWKENKLPAGLMSATALTRTVVKALNDAYGEGDYVAAFENYQLYLNKALLKEKKVSVADAYQVLRTALLPMEGVADVLNLNDIGRAPLNTYQLEMYKNNIHAKRSGDIQVIVQPGWFASSFATGTDHGTPYNYDTHVPFLLYGWGVNKGETLRRTTIADIAPTISALLHILPPSGNVGNPVEEALKK, from the coding sequence ATGAAATTGATAAAAAACCTGACATTAAGATTACTGATTGCAGGACTCATCATCAGCCCTTCCGTTTTTAGTCAATCCAAAACAACACCAGCCACTGCTAACCCGGGGAAACTAGCTCGTCCTAAGCTCGTTGTGGGCATTGTGGTGGATCAGATGCGCTATGATTATCTCTATCGCTATTATGACAAATACAAAGAAGGTGGCTTAAAAAGGTTGATGAATGAGGGTTTCAACTGCCGGAATAACCATTATCACTATGCATTGACGGTTACCGCGGCAGGACATTCGGCTGTTTACACCGGATCATTGCCAGCGATCAACGGCATTGTGGGAAATGACTGGTATGATAGTCAGGCCGCGAAAACGGTTTATTGCACGGATGACAGCACGGTTGCAACCGTTGGAAGCAATAATGGTGCAGTGGGCAAAATGTCGCCGCGCAACCTACTCACCAGCACAGTTACGGATCAGTTGCGGATTGCAACCAATTTTCGCTCAAAAACCATTGGCGTGGCCATTAAGGACCGTGCTTCCATTTTGCCTGCGGGACATGCCGCAAATGGTGCTTACTGGTTTGACGCAAAGACTGGAAACTTTGTAACGAGCACTTATTACCGCGACAATCTGCCGGATTGGGTTACTGCTTATAATAACCGCAAAATGCCTTCGGAATATTCCAAGGCAGGCTGGAAACTGTTGCTGCCTGTTGAACAATACACGCAAAGCACGGCGGATGATGTGGTTTGGGAAGGGAAGATTTCGGGTGAGCCCAAATCCATTTTCCCGCATGAACTGATAGGAACTGCTGGTGATGCGTACACCGTGATCACGACTTCGCCATGGGGAAACACGATGACCAAGGATATGGCGATTGCGGCCATTAAGGGCGAAAATCTGGGAAAAGGAGCTGACACCGACTTTTTGGCTGTGAGTTTCTCAACGCCGGACCGCATTGGACATGCATTTGGCCCTAATTCGGTTGAGCAGGAGGATAATTACCTGAAACTGGATATGGAATTTGCGGATCTGTTCAATTTCCTGGACACATGGACCGGAAAAGGGAATTACACGGTTTTCCTCACAGCAGATCACGGAGCGATGGACGTTCCTGGATTTTGGAAAGAAAATAAACTGCCTGCGGGCCTGATGAGCGCAACCGCATTAACGCGCACAGTTGTGAAAGCATTGAATGATGCCTACGGCGAAGGCGATTACGTGGCGGCTTTTGAAAACTATCAGCTTTACTTAAATAAGGCACTTTTGAAAGAAAAGAAAGTCTCTGTTGCAGACGCTTATCAAGTTTTGCGCACTGCATTGCTCCCGATGGAAGGCGTTGCGGATGTGCTGAACCTCAACGACATTGGCCGCGCTCCTTTGAATACATATCAACTGGAAATGTATAAAAACAACATTCATGCAAAACGCAGCGGCGATATTCAGGTAATTGTGCAGCCAGGCTGGTTTGCTTCTTCCTTTGCCACCGGCACCGACCATGGAACGCCGTACAACTACGACACACACGTGCCCTTCCTGCTTTATGGATGGGGCGTGAATAAAGGTGAAACATTGCGCCGTACCACCATCGCGGACATTGCGCCTACCATTTCTGCATTGCTGCACATTTTGCCGCCGAGCGGAAACGTGGGTAACCCTGTTGAAGAAGCTTTGAAAAAATAA
- the pafA gene encoding alkaline phosphatase PafA: MLLSVSAFAQTAKKAIPKSSSLARPKLIVGIVVDQMRYDYLYRYYDQYQEGGFKRMMNEGFNCQNNHYSYALTVTAAGHASAYTGSVPAINGIVGNEWFDPIAKQSIYCVEDSTVRTVGSNNPTVGKMSPKNLLTSTVSDQLRIATNFRNKTIAVAIKDRGSILPGGHTANGSYWFDSKTGNWVTSTYYMDDLPQWVKDYNAKKMPSAYLQKGWQLLLSADNYGQSSPDDVDWEGKLPGAKRPVFPYDLAGLAGDAFGVVTDTPWGNTITKEMAIEAIKGENLGKGKDTDFLAISFSSTDKIGHRVGPNSIEQQDDFLRLDREFAELFGFLDGWVGKGEYTVFLTADHGVVDVPGFAAAHKLPSGLVERKVVTATIDKALDDAFGKEKYILSRENNQLYFDHSLLLKKKLTVAMATEVIREALLKVPGVADVLNLTDMGKAPMNTYQLELYKNNVNAKRSGDVQILTEPGWFYGTSTGTSHGTGYNYDTQVPFVMFGWGINKGETLRRTSVSDIAPTISALLHILPASGNIGNPVEEAIKK, from the coding sequence ATGCTGCTTTCCGTATCTGCATTCGCCCAAACTGCCAAGAAAGCCATTCCAAAATCTTCGTCGCTTGCCCGTCCTAAGCTCATTGTAGGCATTGTGGTGGATCAGATGCGTTACGATTATTTGTATCGCTATTACGATCAATATCAGGAAGGGGGTTTTAAAAGAATGATGAATGAGGGCTTCAACTGCCAGAACAATCATTACAGTTACGCATTGACGGTTACTGCTGCGGGCCACGCATCTGCCTATACGGGTTCAGTTCCCGCTATTAATGGCATTGTAGGCAATGAATGGTTTGATCCCATCGCGAAGCAAAGCATTTATTGCGTGGAAGACAGCACGGTGAGGACGGTTGGAAGCAATAACCCGACAGTTGGTAAAATGTCCCCCAAAAATTTATTGACCAGCACCGTTTCTGATCAATTAAGGATCGCGACCAACTTTCGTAACAAAACAATTGCCGTAGCGATTAAGGATAGGGGATCTATTTTGCCCGGCGGCCACACGGCGAATGGCTCCTACTGGTTCGATTCCAAAACAGGAAACTGGGTTACGAGCACTTATTACATGGACGACCTTCCGCAATGGGTGAAAGATTATAATGCCAAAAAAATGCCTTCTGCTTATTTGCAAAAAGGCTGGCAATTGTTGCTGTCTGCGGACAATTACGGACAAAGCTCGCCGGATGATGTGGATTGGGAAGGGAAGTTGCCAGGCGCTAAAAGGCCGGTTTTTCCTTATGATCTGGCTGGTTTGGCAGGTGATGCATTTGGTGTGGTTACAGACACACCCTGGGGAAATACCATTACGAAGGAAATGGCTATCGAGGCGATTAAAGGCGAAAATCTGGGCAAAGGAAAAGATACCGATTTCCTGGCGATCAGTTTTTCATCAACGGACAAAATCGGGCATAGGGTAGGGCCGAATTCCATAGAACAGCAAGACGATTTTCTTCGTCTGGACAGGGAATTTGCAGAGCTTTTCGGCTTTTTGGATGGCTGGGTTGGCAAAGGTGAATACACCGTGTTCCTGACTGCCGATCACGGTGTTGTGGATGTTCCGGGTTTCGCAGCGGCGCATAAGCTCCCTTCGGGCCTGGTTGAACGCAAAGTGGTGACGGCAACCATTGATAAAGCATTGGACGATGCTTTTGGGAAAGAAAAATACATTTTGAGCAGGGAAAACAATCAGCTTTATTTTGATCACAGCCTTTTGTTAAAAAAGAAATTAACCGTTGCCATGGCCACCGAAGTGATCCGGGAAGCATTGCTGAAAGTGCCTGGTGTTGCAGATGTTTTGAACCTGACGGATATGGGAAAAGCGCCTATGAACACCTATCAGCTCGAATTATACAAGAACAATGTGAATGCCAAACGCAGTGGCGATGTGCAGATCCTTACCGAGCCGGGATGGTTTTACGGAACCTCTACCGGAACTTCGCACGGCACAGGTTACAATTATGACACGCAGGTCCCTTTTGTCATGTTTGGTTGGGGAATTAATAAAGGTGAGACATTGCGCAGGACTTCTGTTTCTGACATTGCGCCTACCATTTCTGCATTGCTGCACATTTTACCGGCCAGCGGGAACATTGGGAATCCGGTGGAAGAGGCTATTAAGAAGTAA
- a CDS encoding NfeD family protein, producing the protein MDLSLPQIWLIVGLIMLIAELVSVLLVFVFFAIGALFTSLFAAMGLLTSTESQIIAFSVISLVSMLLLRKHARRLLDRKGSSEYNEFVGETAMVIKDIPAEGEGKIYYRGAEWKANSVNHTSIAAGSKVVIKQADGILLIVEES; encoded by the coding sequence ATGGATTTGTCGCTGCCGCAAATATGGCTTATCGTTGGACTGATCATGCTAATCGCAGAATTGGTCAGTGTTTTACTTGTTTTCGTATTTTTTGCGATTGGTGCGTTGTTCACCTCGCTGTTCGCAGCCATGGGCCTGCTTACCAGCACTGAAAGTCAGATTATCGCCTTTTCCGTGATTTCGCTCGTTTCCATGCTCTTGTTACGCAAGCATGCACGCAGGTTGCTGGACCGCAAAGGTTCTTCGGAATACAATGAGTTTGTGGGCGAGACTGCTATGGTTATCAAGGACATTCCGGCAGAAGGCGAAGGTAAAATATACTATCGCGGCGCAGAATGGAAAGCCAATTCGGTTAATCATACCTCCATAGCGGCCGGAAGTAAAGTTGTAATAAAACAGGCAGACGGCATCCTGCTGATCGTTGAGGAATCCTGA
- a CDS encoding SPFH domain-containing protein, producing MTPLLVLLVLVVFTILMTVKVIPQQTAYIMERLGKFYAVLQPGINFIIPFFDRIAYKYTLKETAIDIPEQICITRDNVQVRMDGVIFIQVIDPKKAAYGIADYTFAVIQLAQTTMRSEIGKLDLDKTFEERMTINRAVVESIDEAAIGWGVKVLRYEIKNITPPQSVLIAMEKQMQAERERRAVILQSDGEKQAAINVAEGQKQKAVLESEGLRMRQINEAEGEAAALRSVAEATAESIKLVAQAIQMDGGYEAVQLKVAENYVEQFGKLAKAGNTLILPANLADISSLIATALTVVKSEPKK from the coding sequence ATGACCCCACTATTAGTGTTATTAGTACTCGTTGTTTTCACGATCCTGATGACCGTGAAAGTGATCCCGCAGCAAACCGCCTACATTATGGAGCGGCTCGGTAAATTTTACGCCGTCCTGCAACCCGGCATCAACTTTATTATTCCTTTTTTTGACCGTATTGCCTACAAATACACACTCAAAGAAACTGCCATCGACATTCCCGAACAGATATGCATTACCCGCGACAACGTGCAGGTGCGTATGGACGGCGTCATTTTTATCCAGGTTATTGATCCAAAAAAAGCCGCTTATGGGATCGCAGACTACACATTTGCGGTAATCCAGCTCGCACAAACCACCATGCGGAGCGAAATTGGAAAGCTGGATCTTGACAAAACATTTGAAGAACGTATGACCATTAACCGTGCTGTGGTTGAGTCCATAGATGAAGCGGCCATTGGCTGGGGCGTGAAAGTATTGCGTTATGAAATCAAGAATATCACACCGCCACAGAGCGTTCTGATTGCTATGGAAAAACAAATGCAGGCAGAAAGAGAAAGAAGGGCTGTGATTTTGCAGTCAGACGGAGAGAAACAGGCGGCTATTAATGTGGCCGAAGGTCAAAAACAAAAAGCCGTTTTGGAGTCGGAAGGTTTGCGTATGAGGCAGATTAACGAGGCGGAAGGGGAAGCAGCGGCATTGCGCTCCGTGGCAGAAGCAACTGCGGAAAGTATTAAGCTCGTAGCGCAGGCTATTCAAATGGACGGCGGCTATGAGGCTGTTCAGCTCAAAGTGGCGGAAAATTACGTGGAGCAGTTTGGTAAGCTGGCCAAAGCAGGGAATACGCTGATTTTGCCGGCCAACCTGGCTGATATCAGCTCGTTGATTGCCACCGCACTTACCGTTGTTAAATCTGAACCGAAGAAATAG
- a CDS encoding acyl-CoA dehydrogenase family protein produces MDLIKEDSVESQREQTCDLIRETVKDFAAIHIKPYIREWDEAQQFPKTLFHSLGEMGLMGMLVPEEYGGSGLGYKEYVTAIIELSKTDPSVGLSMAAHNSLCTNHILMFGNEEQKQTYLPKLASGQHVGAWGLTEPNTGSDAGNMQTVAVREGSDWIINGSKNFITNGKSGDVAVIITRTGEPGDKHGATAFIIEQGTPGFSSGRKEDKLGMRASETVELIFQDCRVSDSQRLGDIGDGFVQSLKVLDGGRISIAALGVGTALGAYEAALAYSKERKQFGKAICDFQAIAFKLADMYTDVQASTLLTFHAAALKDAGQKVTLPSAVAKYHSSETAVRVANEAVQIFGGYGFVKDYPAEKFYRDSKLCTIGEGTSEIQKMVISKEILKN; encoded by the coding sequence ATGGACTTAATAAAAGAGGATTCAGTTGAAAGCCAGCGTGAACAAACCTGTGACCTGATCAGGGAAACGGTTAAAGACTTCGCGGCCATACATATAAAGCCTTACATAAGGGAGTGGGATGAGGCCCAGCAATTCCCCAAAACGTTGTTTCACAGCCTGGGTGAAATGGGGCTAATGGGCATGTTGGTGCCGGAAGAATATGGAGGATCAGGATTAGGATATAAAGAATATGTCACTGCCATCATTGAGCTTTCGAAAACAGATCCTTCGGTGGGTTTATCTATGGCTGCGCACAACTCGCTTTGCACAAATCATATATTAATGTTTGGGAACGAAGAGCAAAAACAGACCTATCTCCCCAAGCTCGCTTCCGGGCAACATGTAGGCGCATGGGGACTCACGGAACCCAATACAGGCTCTGACGCGGGCAATATGCAAACAGTCGCCGTCCGCGAAGGAAGCGACTGGATTATTAATGGATCCAAAAATTTCATAACCAACGGAAAATCAGGAGACGTGGCGGTCATTATCACCAGGACCGGCGAGCCTGGCGACAAACATGGCGCAACTGCATTCATTATTGAGCAAGGCACGCCCGGTTTTTCTTCGGGCCGAAAGGAGGACAAACTTGGCATGCGCGCTTCGGAAACGGTTGAGCTTATTTTCCAGGATTGCCGCGTTTCGGACAGCCAGCGGCTGGGGGATATCGGCGATGGATTTGTACAATCATTAAAAGTGCTGGACGGCGGCCGGATCTCCATTGCAGCATTGGGCGTGGGAACAGCATTAGGCGCATATGAAGCAGCTCTGGCTTATTCCAAAGAACGGAAACAGTTCGGCAAAGCGATCTGCGACTTCCAGGCGATCGCATTTAAGCTGGCTGATATGTACACGGATGTCCAGGCTTCAACATTGTTAACTTTTCATGCGGCAGCATTGAAAGATGCTGGACAAAAAGTAACGCTGCCGAGCGCTGTGGCTAAATATCATTCTTCAGAAACGGCCGTCAGAGTAGCTAATGAGGCGGTTCAGATCTTTGGAGGATATGGTTTTGTAAAGGATTATCCGGCCGAAAAATTCTACCGCGACAGCAAACTCTGCACCATTGGCGAAGGCACAAGTGAAATTCAAAAAATGGTAATATCAAAAGAAATATTGAAAAATTGA
- a CDS encoding UDP-glucose dehydrogenase family protein: protein MKIAVVGTGYVGLVTGTCFAETGNQVTCVDIDVRKVERLQKGEIPIYEPGLDVLFDRNVAEGRLVFTTNLAEGIKDAEVIFLALPTPPGEDGSADLKYILKVADDLGHILDKYAVIIDKSTVPVGTAEKVHAAIVANAKVKFDVVSNPEFLREGVAVEDFMKPDRVVVGTSSEKAKKVMEKLYAPLVRQGNPVIFMDERSAEMTKYAANSFLAMKITFMNEIANLCEKVGANVDDIRRGIGTDSRIGKRFLFAGIGYGGSCFPKDVQALAKTSKDYNYDFRILQSVMEVNDDQKKKLLPMVDNYFGGSLKDKTIAVWGLAFKPYTDDIREAPALENINALLEAGAKVTVYDPEAMTNVKNILGDKVTFCHTPYAALDDADALMIFTEWPQFRTPEFEKMSKLLKNKVVFDGRNLYELETMREMGYTYFSIGREKVVPA from the coding sequence ATGAAAATTGCAGTTGTAGGAACAGGTTACGTTGGTTTGGTTACGGGAACATGCTTCGCCGAGACAGGCAACCAGGTAACATGCGTTGACATTGATGTCAGAAAAGTTGAACGTTTGCAAAAAGGAGAGATTCCGATCTACGAGCCAGGTCTCGATGTCCTTTTTGATCGCAATGTTGCAGAGGGCCGTTTGGTGTTTACAACCAATCTTGCCGAAGGAATTAAAGATGCTGAGGTTATTTTCCTTGCACTTCCGACACCTCCGGGAGAAGACGGTTCTGCTGATTTGAAATATATACTTAAAGTAGCCGACGATCTGGGACACATTCTGGATAAATACGCGGTTATCATTGATAAAAGCACTGTTCCGGTTGGAACTGCCGAAAAAGTACACGCTGCAATCGTTGCCAATGCAAAAGTGAAATTCGATGTGGTTTCTAACCCAGAATTCTTGCGTGAAGGTGTTGCCGTAGAAGATTTCATGAAGCCTGACCGCGTTGTTGTTGGAACTTCCTCTGAAAAGGCGAAGAAAGTGATGGAGAAATTGTATGCACCGTTGGTACGTCAAGGTAACCCGGTTATTTTCATGGACGAGCGTTCTGCTGAAATGACGAAATATGCAGCCAACTCATTCCTGGCCATGAAAATCACTTTCATGAACGAGATCGCAAACCTTTGCGAAAAAGTGGGGGCTAATGTGGACGATATCCGTCGCGGAATCGGAACGGACAGCCGTATCGGAAAGCGTTTCCTTTTTGCAGGAATTGGTTACGGCGGAAGCTGTTTCCCGAAAGACGTGCAGGCGCTTGCCAAAACTTCAAAAGATTACAACTACGACTTCCGCATCCTGCAATCGGTAATGGAAGTAAATGATGATCAGAAGAAAAAGCTTTTGCCGATGGTAGATAATTATTTTGGTGGAAGTCTGAAAGATAAAACAATTGCTGTTTGGGGATTGGCGTTCAAACCTTATACAGATGATATCCGCGAAGCACCGGCTTTGGAAAACATCAATGCATTGCTGGAAGCAGGAGCAAAAGTGACCGTTTATGATCCGGAAGCGATGACCAATGTTAAAAACATCCTGGGAGACAAAGTAACTTTCTGCCACACGCCGTATGCTGCTTTGGATGATGCGGATGCATTGATGATCTTCACAGAATGGCCTCAGTTCCGTACACCTGAATTTGAAAAAATGAGTAAGCTGCTTAAAAACAAAGTAGTTTTTGACGGAAGAAACCTCTATGAACTGGAAACAATGCGCGAAATGGGTTATACTTATTTCAGCATCGGAAGAGAAAAAGTAGTTCCAGCCTGA
- a CDS encoding UDP-glucuronic acid decarboxylase family protein, whose product MKRVLITGAAGFLGSHLCERFLKEGMYVIGMDNLITGDMRNIEHLMPNPNFEFNHHDVTKFVHVPGELDYIMHFASPASPIDYLKIPIQTLKVGAMGTHNLLGLARVKKARFIIASTSEVYGDPLVHPQTEDYWGHVNPIGPRGCYDEAKRYQEAITMAYHRYHELETRIVRIFNTYGPRMRLNDGRVLPAFIGQALRGEDITVFGDGTQTRAFCYVDDLVEGIYRLLMSDYSLPVNIGNPSEITIGEFAEEIIKLTGTDQKVIYQPLPQDDPKQRQPDITLAKEILGWEPKVSRDEGLRITYDYFRSLPKERLYEESNHRGFESFSASK is encoded by the coding sequence ATGAAACGTGTATTAATAACCGGAGCGGCGGGTTTCCTGGGCTCACACCTTTGCGAGCGCTTCCTGAAAGAGGGTATGTATGTGATCGGGATGGATAACCTGATCACCGGCGACATGCGGAATATTGAGCATCTGATGCCAAATCCAAACTTTGAGTTCAACCACCACGATGTTACGAAATTTGTACACGTGCCGGGCGAGCTGGATTACATAATGCACTTCGCTTCACCTGCAAGCCCGATTGACTATTTAAAAATCCCAATCCAAACCCTGAAAGTGGGTGCGATGGGAACCCACAACTTACTTGGACTTGCCCGGGTTAAAAAAGCACGTTTCATCATCGCTTCAACATCCGAAGTGTACGGCGATCCATTGGTCCACCCGCAGACGGAAGATTACTGGGGCCACGTAAACCCGATCGGGCCGCGTGGTTGCTATGATGAAGCCAAACGTTATCAGGAAGCGATCACGATGGCTTACCATCGTTACCATGAGCTGGAAACACGCATTGTCAGGATCTTTAACACTTACGGACCAAGAATGCGCCTCAATGACGGACGCGTATTGCCGGCATTCATCGGCCAGGCGCTAAGAGGGGAGGACATTACCGTTTTCGGTGACGGAACGCAGACCCGCGCATTCTGTTACGTGGATGATCTGGTTGAAGGAATTTATCGTCTGTTAATGAGCGATTATTCTTTGCCTGTTAACATTGGTAACCCATCCGAGATCACGATTGGCGAATTCGCTGAGGAAATTATCAAACTGACCGGAACGGATCAGAAAGTAATTTATCAACCGCTTCCACAAGACGATCCAAAACAGCGTCAGCCCGACATTACATTAGCAAAAGAAATTCTCGGCTGGGAGCCAAAGGTTTCCCGCGACGAAGGATTACGCATTACATATGATTATTTCCGCAGCTTGCCGAAAGAAAGGCTTTACGAAGAATCAAACCACAGAGGCTTTGAAAGTTTCAGTGCTTCGAAATAG